Proteins found in one Terriglobia bacterium genomic segment:
- a CDS encoding cobalamin-dependent protein (Presence of a B(12) (cobalamin)-binding domain implies dependence on cobalamin itself, in one of its several forms, or in some unusual lineages, dependence on a cobalamin-like analog.) yields MSSEFAGDLVNEEILLRMRRSIIDGAPQHAAALAQEWLQSGREPLTAINDGFIPGMRQVGERFGCRALYLPDVMAAAEAMKAATAVLEPEIQRRGLERSVRGTVVLGTVQGDIHEIGKNLVGTLLIAAGFRVIDLGCNVAAERFAEAAEQAGADAVGASSLLTTTMVRHRDVIAAMQRRNLRPRVKIIVGGAPVTSKWSAEIGADGYAADAQRALELVQRLVAPSAGDAP; encoded by the coding sequence GTGTCGAGCGAATTCGCTGGGGACCTGGTGAACGAGGAAATCCTGTTGCGCATGCGCCGCAGCATCATTGACGGCGCGCCGCAACATGCCGCGGCGTTAGCCCAGGAATGGTTGCAGTCCGGCAGGGAGCCGCTGACCGCCATCAACGACGGCTTCATCCCCGGCATGAGGCAGGTCGGAGAGCGGTTCGGCTGCCGCGCCCTGTACCTTCCCGACGTGATGGCCGCCGCCGAAGCTATGAAGGCCGCCACGGCTGTGCTCGAACCCGAGATCCAGCGCCGCGGCCTGGAACGCAGCGTACGGGGCACGGTGGTGCTCGGCACCGTGCAGGGAGACATTCACGAAATCGGGAAAAATCTGGTCGGCACTTTGCTGATCGCCGCCGGCTTTCGCGTCATTGATCTCGGGTGCAATGTTGCCGCGGAACGATTCGCCGAGGCAGCCGAACAGGCCGGCGCCGATGCCGTGGGCGCGTCTTCGCTGCTTACCACCACCATGGTCCGCCATCGCGATGTGATTGCCGCGATGCAACGGCGGAATCTGCGGCCGCGCGTGAAGATCATCGTTGGTGGCGCGCCCGTTACCAGCAAGTGGTCGGCCGAAATCGGCGCCGACGGCTACGCTGCCGACGCTCAGCGTGCGCTCGAACTCGTCCAACGCCTGGTCGCGCCCTCGGCGGGTGACGCGCCATGA